In Onychostoma macrolepis isolate SWU-2019 chromosome 06, ASM1243209v1, whole genome shotgun sequence, one DNA window encodes the following:
- the LOC131542251 gene encoding NACHT, LRR and PYD domains-containing protein 3-like — MSPMSEYLILDSRSILQHRSVKTKPVCKKHDQTNQPEDSTYPGVRHEVLNTFRSNLMKKFGNLYEGTATQGNPTLLNEIYTELYITESESGEISNEHEVRQIETQSRRAATEDTAIKCSDIFRPLPGQDKAIRTVLTKGVAGIGKTVSVQKLILDWAEGKENQDVQLIFPLPFREINLMKNKTLSLSDLLHVFFPETKEMEISSDEYKVLVEEKDIQNPRMAHLVDSHII, encoded by the exons ATGTCACCAATGTCAGAGTATTTGATTCTTGATTCAAGGTCAATCCTGCAACACAGATCAGTTAAAACAAAACCCGTCTGTAAGAAACATGACCAGACTAATCAACCAGAAGACAGCACGTATCCTGGTGTACG ACATGAAGTCCTCAACACGTTTAgatcaaatctgatgaagaagttTGGTAATCTGTATGAGGGAACAGCGACGCAGGGAAACCCAACACTCCTGAATGAGATCTACACAGAGCTCTACAtcacagagagtgagagtggAGAGATCAGTAATGAGCATGAGGTGAGACAGATTGAGACACAATCCAGGAGAGCAGCAACAGAGGACACAGCCATCAAATGCAGTGACATCTTTAGACCTTTACCTGGACAAGACAAAGCCATCAGAACTGTGCTGACAAAGGGAGTCGCTGGCattggaaaaacagtctctgtgcagaaATTGATCCTGGACTGGGCTGAAGGGAAAGAGAATCAGGACGTCCAGCTCATATTTCCACTGCCTTTCAGAGAAATCAATCTGATGAAGAACAAAACACTCAGTCTTTCAGATCTTCTTCATGTCTTTTTCCCTGAAACTAAAGAAATGGAAATATCcagtgatgaatataaagtgtt agtagaagagaaagatatacagaaCCCTCGTATGGCACACTTAGTCGattcccacattatttga